From the genome of Naumovozyma castellii chromosome 7, complete genome:
ggATATAAAAACAACGAGGGAATCTAACATTATAAATAGCAAAAGTAAAAAGGAAAGCAATGATTGAGAATACGACAACATTGCGTGAGACTACAACTACTGTAGAAAGGAATGAAAAACCGCTATTTGTTAAACTTTTCGTGATTTTCAACATCTCAATTGCCGTTCGTCATTTATTACGCCAGTTTTTAAGCCATTACAAGATCGATGGTCCCATTGTAAAGCACGGAGAATCACTTTGGTCAACCATTGAAtacattcttcttttaaCTGCCATTGTCCTGGTACTCAAAAACTATAAGTTGATTCTACAAAGATGTGCTGCAGAAAATTGTAAGATTTGTGAAAGGTTGAAGAAGGACCCTTATTCAAGTGTTAAACGGTTCATCCTGTTTCTTACAGCATTTACTGTTTTAACTCctattatatattttactGTTACCGGATACATTAGAAGGCATCCTGATGATTATAGGAAGTTTATTGATAAGAGTAGTTGGAGCTATTGGATTGGTATTATTGTCATTAATATAGATGGGATTTCATTTTGTGGAATTTGGATATCTCTGATTGATATGTATTTCAAACATCCATTTAGagaatttgttcaattgaaacaagattcaaattcaaaagagGATTTGGAAAAGGGTTTATTATCAGGAAAAAAAGACTAAATCTTTTTGCAACTTCGAACTGCAAACACCAAcctttggaaaatgaaagtCCAAAACGATCAGTGTATAGgtaattaaaaataatatactataatgaaacaaaaaaaaatatgtcaCTTTAATGGTCGCAGGAAAAATCAAATAGAATATTCACCTTGAAACAAATTTATGCTATTATTTACTAATGATGTTCGAAAATTAGGTATTAAAAATCACGAATAGTCCTTGAATGGGTTCATTACTTCAAATGGCTTCAGCTTTCAGAAGTTTCGGGCTggaattcaatttttgttttaaatttcttttaaCCTTAACAATCTTTCCTTCCTTCGGTATTACTTTCCTTGAGCGTTTCTTTGgtgattttttttcatcatctgaaGATTGTTCCGGACTCATCAGTTCATTCTTatgttcttcaatctttATTTCATTAGATGACGTAAGTTCGTGGATCTTTGTCGGAGTGGTAGGTGGTGTATGTATCGTTGACgataattttttcttctttaattcacTATTTTCCCTCTTCAATTGTcgtaatttttcaatttgctTTTGAGTTTTAAAGAAATCAGGTATCATATCTTCTAGATAAGTCACCCAAGTATCACAATCGGaccaaatttgataatCAATGACCCCATTCCATGAAGAATCACCAACGCTTGTCTTATTGATTAATATTACAATGCCTCCACGTTCATGTACTTGTTTACTCATTTGTCTGACTACTTTTTTAACACCATCCACTTTCAAACTGGTCCCcataatgatgaaaaagtCAGGTCTCCCTCTTAATATATCTAAGCTTAAACCTTGTGAGATTAAATCACCGGAAGGATGATTTTCTCCGTATAATACAATATTTGGTCTTAAAAACccaatattattatcaatttgtCTCTTCCCCAATTGTaaccttttcaaatctttccTTTCACATTCGGGACATGTGGGTAGTTCACCTCTTCGTAAAGATCTTGCCCAAAATCGATTCCAGGGGAAAGTATGAAAACATCTGGTGCAAGCCAATGTATTTAAATCACCATGTAATTGCACTACATCGAAATTTTTCCACgttgaattaaattttgaatttaatttatcctTACTTGTTTCATTCTTCATGGAAACTTCCAACCCCAGATTTTCCTCTAACccatcaatattttgagtATAACAACGTAACAACTTATTTCTATCTTTTAAATGAGCAATGAATTTGTGAGTCTTGGTAGGTTGTGCCAATTTCACATTAGCGTATAATTTTTCCATAAATGTAGCAAAGACAGAGATTTTCACTTCGTCTCTAAACAAAGAGATATCAAACATTTCCTTCCCTGATCCAATGGATACCTCGGgaaattctttcttcacGGATTCGTAAAGCCCCTTGGAGGATCTAAAATCTGGGATCCCAGCATTGCATGAAATTCCAGCTCCCGTAAGGACAATAATTTTCCTtgatttattcaataatttatttatctGGTTCAACATGGTATCAGATCCGTCCAATAAACGTAAATGTGTCAACTTCTCAGTCTGTAAATTGGATGACAATGATATTTctctctttctttctttattgatCGACAAATCCTCCTCGTCGAAGGAGGACGATCTCAATTCCGTGGTCAGTCTCAGATGTTCCATTTGGTACCTGTGCTTGCGTAAGTGCTTGCTCCTTTTTGGGCTACTGAGGGTAGTGGTTGCTTAATTAAAATGTATTGATCAAGTATATGCCAACGTTTCCTATCCCTCTCTGTCTATGCCAATGAATTTGTGAAAAACATTTTGTCTTCATCGACGACCTGGCATCTGTTGACATTTTGCCCAAAAGGGTAAAAGCGGGCTCTTTGCCCCAATCGGGAAATTTTACGTATTGGGAGTCTTCGAGTAAAGTAACACCTGAAGACCCTTTCGATGGGAATATAAAGCTATGTGTGTATCGTTGTTGCAAGCCTAGTGGGTTTAATGTCTAACTAAATTTTGGTGGTGTCTACGTACGGACAGTTCCCCTCTTTATATTGCAAATGGGGTTCCAACAACAAGCCCGGCTCGAAAACTAATACAAGCACCATGATTTGGCACTCAGCATCAATATAATAGTTGCACTTCAAGCCTAGAATGCACAACCTTCAAGCTTTAAACTAACGTTATGGGATACTATCAGCTATTATTGTATAAATCTAGGAGGGTAACTCCGCGCCAGGTACAAAACTCCGAACAGATACACAGCCACATCAGATTCTAGTTGCCACTATATTTTACAACTCTCTTTCAAACCCAATAAGTTACATCTCTACTTGATACCTCCAACCTACCAACTCTGGCAAAATATACCACATCTTGCTATGGCAAAAGaccaacaagaagaagctCTCAGATCCATTTACCGGCATATCTATCTCCCCAACTCAAAGGATCCAGTGGGGAAACCAGTTCACCTCTGGGAACCATGTGTTTCATTCAACACTGTCCCATCTTCTTCCAGCGAGAAGGAGTACCCTGATTTGGAC
Proteins encoded in this window:
- the HST3 gene encoding NAD-dependent histone deacetylase HST3 (ancestral locus Anc_5.612), which codes for MEHLRLTTELRSSSFDEEDLSINKERKREISLSSNLQTEKLTHLRLLDGSDTMLNQINKLLNKSRKIIVLTGAGISCNAGIPDFRSSKGLYESVKKEFPEVSIGSGKEMFDISLFRDEVKISVFATFMEKLYANVKLAQPTKTHKFIAHLKDRNKLLRCYTQNIDGLEENLGLEVSMKNETSKDKLNSKFNSTWKNFDVVQLHGDLNTLACTRCFHTFPWNRFWARSLRRGELPTCPECERKDLKRLQLGKRQIDNNIGFLRPNIVLYGENHPSGDLISQGLSLDILRGRPDFFIIMGTSLKVDGVKKVVRQMSKQVHERGGIVILINKTSVGDSSWNGVIDYQIWSDCDTWVTYLEDMIPDFFKTQKQIEKLRQLKRENSELKKKKLSSTIHTPPTTPTKIHELTSSNEIKIEEHKNELMSPEQSSDDEKKSPKKRSRKVIPKEGKIVKVKRNLKQKLNSSPKLLKAEAI
- the NCAS0G00830 gene encoding uncharacterized protein, yielding MIENTTTLRETTTTVERNEKPLFVKLFVIFNISIAVRHLLRQFLSHYKIDGPIVKHGESLWSTIEYILLLTAIVLVLKNYKLILQRCAAENCKICERLKKDPYSSVKRFILFLTAFTVLTPIIYFTVTGYIRRHPDDYRKFIDKSSWSYWIGIIVINIDGISFCGIWISLIDMYFKHPFREFVQLKQDSNSKEDLEKGLLSGKKD